A stretch of DNA from Thermoleophilaceae bacterium:
TCCTCATCCCCCAGCCGCATGCGCCCTCGCCCGGAAACGAAGTAGTAGATCTCCTCGCTCTGGTGGTGGAAGTGCTCGATCGTCGCCGCGCCGGCGGGCACGCGCGCCTCCGCGAGGCTCTGGTTGCGAGCGTCGGTCCAAGCCGGGCCCGCAAGCTCGCGGATCGCGGAGCCATCCAGAGTGATGAAAGAGTCGAGGCGGTCGAGGTTCGACACCTGCACGCCACGAAGCGTAAACCCGCTACGCCGCCGCCTCACCCGCGCCGCCCCGGCGCTCCACGAGCCACTCCTGCAGCTTCGCCGCGGGAACCGG
This window harbors:
- a CDS encoding cupin domain-containing protein → MQVSNLDRLDSFITLDGSAIRELAGPAWTDARNQSLAEARVPAGAATIEHFHHQSEEIYYFVSGRGRMRLGDEEAAVGPGDCVVIPPGTRHKLWAGDEGELVLLCSCAPAYSDADTEMTEDAP